A genomic stretch from Suncus etruscus isolate mSunEtr1 chromosome 17, mSunEtr1.pri.cur, whole genome shotgun sequence includes:
- the LOC125995032 gene encoding interferon-induced protein with tetratricopeptide repeats 2-like: protein MSEANSSLEQILSQLKCHFTWNLFKNKVIPEDLEERVNEQIEDLNSEFKGTMYNMLAYIKHLDGQNEAALECLKQAEEFTRQEHADQAEVRNLVTWGNYAWVYYHLGRLPEAQAYIDKVKQVCEKFSNPYSIECPQLESEEGWTRLKCGNKQFIRATVCFKKALEKHPNDPEFTYGLAIATYHMKDRPAPLNDTDLLRKAIELNPDNHYVKLLLALRLQKMGNSEGEKIAEEFLEKGQCVTSMLQQAAKFYQTKGDLDKAIELLERVLEKLPNNTRIHFTIGTCYQQKVRQIWWQNNQMSQEKEKAQYLRRQAMNHFKKADNNRNISKINLNLAFLHAIASELKEAEHYYQREFSKKLPPSCEQKLQVKYGKFLFYNMKNEDGAIHHYMEAVKINYESQERKEAMKLLTKIAQKRVNENRTDSQTLHLSEFLQQQN from the exons ATGAG TGAGGCCAACAGTTCTCTGGAACAAATTCTTTCTCAACTGAAATGCCATTTCACATGGAATTTATTTAAGAATAAGGTCATCCCAGAGGACCTGGAAGAGAGAGTGAATGAGCAGATTGAAGATTTAAACTCCGAGTTCAAAGGCACAATGTACAACATGCTGGCCTACATCAAACACTTAGATGGTCAGAACGAGGCCGCCCTGGAATGCTTGAAGCAAGCTGAAGAGTTCACCCGGCAAGAGCACGCTGACCAAGCAGAGGTCAGAAACTTGGTCACCTGGGGAAACTACGCCTGGGTCTACTACCACCTGGGCCGACTCCCAGAAGCTCAGGCTTACATTGACAAGGTGAAACAGGTGTGTGAGAAATTTTCTAACCCCTATAGCATTGAGTGCCCTCAACTGGAAAGTGAGGAAGGATGGACACGGCTCAAGTGTGGAAATAAGCAATTTATAAGGGCCACAGTGTGCTTTAAGAAGGCTCtggaaaaacacccaaatgaCCCTGAATTTACCTATGGACTGGCCATTGCGACATACCATATGAAAGACAGGCCAGCACCTTTAAATGACACTGACCTTCTGCGCAAAGCCATTGAACTAAATCCTGACAACCACTATgttaaattgctcttggctctgagaCTTCAGAAAATGGGTAACAGTGAAGGAGAGAAGATAGCTGAAGAATTCCTGGAGAAAGGCCAATGTGTAACAAGTATGCTTCAACAAGCAGCCAAGTTTTATCAAACCAAAGGAGATTTGGACAAAGCTATAGAGCTTCTTGAAAGGGTTTTAGAAAAGCTGCCAAACAATACCCGCATACACTTCACTATTGGGACTTGCTATCAACAAAAAGTACGCCAAATATGGTGGCAAAATAATCAAATGTCTCAAGAAAAAGAGAAGGCACAGTATCTACGAAGACAAGCTATGAATCATTTTAAGAAAGCTGATAACAACAGAAACATCTCCAAAATCAACCTCAATCTTGCTTTCCTCCATGCAATAGCAAGTGAACTTAAGGAAGCAGAACATTACTACCAAAGAGAATTTAGCAAAAAGCTTCCTCCTTCATGTGAGCAAAAGCTCCAAGTAAAATACGGCAAGTTTCTTTTCTATAACATGAAGAATGAAGATGGCGCCATCCACCACTACATGGAGGCTGTGAAAATAAACTACGAatcacaggaaagaaaagaagcaatgAAACTACTGACTAAAATAGCCCAAAAGAGAGTTAATGAAAATAGAACAGATTCCCAGACTTTGCACCTTTCGGAATTCCTTCAGCAGCAAAATTGA
- the LOC125995031 gene encoding interferon-induced protein with tetratricopeptide repeats 2-like, whose amino-acid sequence MNSEKAVEKDESGHSEVKEIENMKHSLENSLRQLKCHFTWNLMEEDDSLDDIENRFCNENVIQNSVSKTTTYNMLAYIKHCRGQNEAALECLQQAEESIRQEHTDQAEIRSLVTWGNYAWVYYHMDRCPEAQTYVDKVKQVCKKFSSPYSIECPELESEEGWTQLKCGEKQNSRAMVCFQKALEKKPNSPEFTCGLAIAMCRLKDGSPPENSIDSLIQAVQLNPDNQFVKVLMALKLQKMDKENEGKRLVEEVLEKGPCTSDVLDYASKFYRKMWDLDKAIELLKRALGDMPNNTDLHFKVGCIYRIKVLSIFKGENKMYGRNCREAQYLIGQGINHLKKAYRRNKNLCWVSLYLAGLHSMANENEEADYYYQQELSKELTPFAKQKLLIQYGNFQLFQMRNEDKAIHYYMEGVKINHKSNEKEKMKSKLYKIAQKRFYEYREDSLTLQLLEFLQQHNVQVSSQQEPALRMF is encoded by the coding sequence TGAGAACATGAAGCACTCCTTGGAGAACAGCCTACGGCAGCTGAAATGCCATTTCACCTGGAACTTGATGGAGGAAGACGATTCTTTGGATGATATTGAAAACAGATTCTGTAATGAGAACGTGATCCAGAACAGTGTATCCAAAACCACAACATACAACATGTTGGCCTATATAAAACATTGCAGAGGTCAAAATGAGGCAGCCTTGGAATGCTTACAGCAAGCTGAAGAGTCCATTCGACAAGAACACACTGACCAAGCAGAAATCCGAAGTCTGGTTACCTGGGGAAACTATGCCTGGGTCTACTATCACATGGACAGATGTCCAGAAGCTCAGACTTATGTTGACAAGGTGAAACAGGTGTGTAAGAAGTTTTCCAGCCCATATAGCATTGAGTGTCCTGAACTGGAAAGTGAGGAGGGGTGGACACAGCTAAAGtgtggagaaaaacaaaattcaCGTGCCATGGTGTGTTTCCAAAAGGCCCTAGAAAAGAAGCCAAATAGCCCAGAATTTACCTGTGGACTGGCAATTGCAATGTGCCGTCTGAAAGATGGCTCGCCACCTGAGAATTCTATTGATTCTCTTATACAAGCTGTTCAATTGAATCCTGACAACCAGTTTGTTAAAGTACTCATGGCTCTGAAGCTTCAGaagatggataaagaaaatgaaggaaagagattAGTTGAAGAAGTCTTAGAAAAAGGTCCCTGTACCTCAGATGTGCTTGACTATGCTTCCAAGTTTTATCGAAAAATGTGGGACCTGGACAAAGCTATAGAATTGCTCAAAAGGGCTTTAGGAGACATGCCAAATAACACCGACCTGCATTTCAAAGTTGGATGCATTTATAGAATAAAAGTTCTCAGTatatttaaaggagaaaataaaatgtatgggaGAAACTGCCGTGAGGCACAATACCTAATAGGACAAggtataaatcatttaaaaaaagcttacaggagaaataaaaatctttgctGGGTCAGCCTCTATCTTGCTGGCCTCCATTCAAtggcaaatgaaaatgaagaagcAGATTATTATTACCAACAAGAACTCAGCAAAGAGCTTACTCCTTTTGCCAAACAAAAGCTCCTTATTCAATATGGCAACTTTCAGCTTTTTCAAATGAGGAATGAGGATAAAGCCATTCACTACTATATGGAGGGtgtaaaaataaaccataaatccaatgagaaagaaaagatgaaaagcaaGCTGTATAAAATTGCCCAAAAAAGGTTTTATGAATATAGAGAAGATTCTCTGACTTTGCAACTTTTGGAATTCCTCCAGCAGCACAATGTTCAAGTCAGCAGTCAGCAAGAACCTGCTTTGAGAATGTTTTGA